Proteins from a genomic interval of Nostoc sp. TCL240-02:
- the pipX gene encoding transcriptional coactivator PipX: MNPENAETYINHPTWGLLYKICMVDETQDLFTTLYAQRLFFLVANDVKGVKFQPIGRTEARMMLENRLRTLRRSGHSQEYDQLQSVFQRTFQ; the protein is encoded by the coding sequence ACATAAACCATCCAACTTGGGGTTTACTCTACAAAATCTGTATGGTTGATGAGACCCAGGATTTGTTCACCACACTTTATGCCCAGCGCCTGTTTTTTTTGGTCGCAAATGACGTTAAAGGTGTCAAATTCCAGCCAATAGGACGAACTGAGGCTAGAATGATGTTGGAAAATCGCTTACGTACCCTGCGGCGCAGTGGACATTCTCAGGAGTACGATCAACTTCAAAGTGTTTTCCAACGCACCTTCCAATGA
- a CDS encoding YggS family pyridoxal phosphate-dependent enzyme: MNSSISERIVSIRSSLPTSVKLIAVSKQVSAQAIRSAYSAGIRDFAESRIQEAASKQAELQDLPDITWHFIGHLQSNKAKKALEKFSWIHSVDNLKLAQRLDQLAQQLGVSPKVCLQVKILPDPNKSGWSVSELLADLPILDQYKNLQIQGLMTIPPSGLNDPEILNVFNLNRELAKKIQEQHWLHIKMQELSMGMSSDYELAVQAGATMVRLGTILFGDRS; the protein is encoded by the coding sequence ATGAACAGTTCGATTTCCGAACGTATTGTTTCCATTCGTTCTTCCTTACCAACTTCAGTCAAATTGATTGCTGTTAGCAAACAAGTTTCTGCCCAGGCCATTCGGTCTGCATACTCCGCAGGAATTCGTGATTTTGCGGAGAGTCGCATCCAAGAAGCTGCCAGTAAACAAGCCGAGTTGCAAGACTTACCGGATATTACCTGGCACTTTATTGGACATTTGCAAAGCAATAAAGCTAAAAAAGCCCTCGAAAAATTCTCTTGGATTCACTCTGTGGATAATTTGAAGCTGGCACAGCGCTTAGATCAATTGGCGCAACAGCTAGGGGTGAGTCCCAAAGTTTGCTTGCAAGTGAAAATTCTCCCCGATCCCAACAAATCTGGTTGGAGTGTGTCAGAACTTTTGGCTGATTTACCCATACTCGATCAATACAAAAATTTACAAATTCAAGGTTTGATGACAATTCCACCTTCAGGATTAAACGATCCCGAAATTTTGAATGTGTTTAATCTCAATCGTGAGCTAGCAAAGAAAATCCAGGAGCAACATTGGTTGCACATTAAAATGCAGGAACTATCTATGGGTATGTCAAGCGACTATGAACTAGCAGTACAAGCAGGTGCAACGATGGTACGATTAGGAACTATATTGTTTGGCGATCGCTCTTAA
- a CDS encoding cell division protein SepF, with the protein MNNIFSKLRDFVGLNEQVEYEYYEEEPETDNNNYQNLYQQENPQPAAPQESATAQNRRWREPVPTMGDDIAAGSKPMGNVIGMPGAINGISEVLVLEPRTFEEMPQAIQALRERKSVVLNLTIMDPDQAQRAVDFVAGGTYALDGHQERIGESIFLFTPSCVQVSTQGGVLHEVPQPPARPSRPTGSPNQTWGNETNRMAQ; encoded by the coding sequence ATGAACAACATCTTTTCCAAACTCAGAGACTTTGTAGGTCTAAATGAGCAAGTGGAATACGAATATTACGAAGAAGAACCAGAAACAGATAATAATAATTACCAAAATCTGTATCAGCAAGAAAATCCCCAACCCGCAGCCCCACAAGAGAGCGCAACCGCTCAGAATCGACGCTGGCGGGAACCAGTGCCTACAATGGGAGATGATATCGCAGCAGGTTCAAAGCCAATGGGGAATGTAATTGGTATGCCAGGAGCAATTAACGGAATTTCGGAAGTTTTAGTCCTCGAACCACGCACCTTTGAAGAAATGCCCCAGGCAATTCAAGCGTTGCGAGAACGGAAGTCAGTGGTATTAAATCTGACAATCATGGACCCAGACCAAGCTCAACGAGCAGTAGATTTTGTTGCAGGTGGTACTTACGCACTAGATGGACATCAAGAGCGCATCGGTGAAAGCATCTTCTTGTTTACACCAAGCTGTGTCCAAGTTAGCACCCAAGGTGGCGTTCTTCATGAAGTACCACAACCGCCAGCACGTCCTTCTCGTCCTACAGGTTCTCCAAATCAAACCTGGGGCAACGAAACTAACCGGATGGCACAATAG